In Capsicum annuum cultivar UCD-10X-F1 chromosome 7, UCD10Xv1.1, whole genome shotgun sequence, one genomic interval encodes:
- the LOC107856370 gene encoding dephospho-CoA kinase, which translates to MRIVGLTGGIASGKSTVSNLFKAHGIPVVDADIVARNVLKKGTGGWKKVVAAFSEDILLDNGEVDRAKLGQIVFADPEKRQLLNRLLAPFISRGILMEVIKLWIKGCSIIVLDVPLLFEAKMDKWTKPIVVIWVDPETQLQRLMTRDGSTEEEAKRRINAQMSLDLKRSKADIVIDNTSSLEALHEQFQNVLTEITKPLTWIEFMLSRNGAFLALFSTFVSVAIFKKSS; encoded by the exons ATGAGGATAGTTGGACTGACCGGAGGAATTGCTTCAGGGAAGAGCACTGTCTCCAACCTTTTCAAGGCTCATGGCATACCTGTTGTTGATGCTGACATTGTAGCTCGT AACGTTTTGAAGAAAGGAACTGGTGGTTGGAAAAAGGTTGTGGCTGCATTTAGTGAGGACATCTTGCTGGATAATGGAGAAGTTGATCGGGCAAAGCTAGGTCAAATAGTATTTGCTGATCCTGAAAAACGTCAGCTTCTTAACAG GTTGCTAGCACCATTTATCTCACGTGGCATTTTAATGGAAGTTATAAAGTTGTGGATAAAGGGTTGCTCCATTATTGTTCTGGATGTTCCTCTTTTGTTTGAGGCCAAGATGGATAAATGGACTAAACCCATTGTTGTTATTTGGGTTGACCCTGAGACACAGCTGCAGCGGCTCATGACAAGAGATGGATCTACGGAGGAGGAGGCCAAAAGGAGGATAAATGCACAGATGTCCCTGGATCTCAAGCGGTCAAAGGCAGATATTGTAATTGATAACACCAGCTCACTGGAAGCTCTGCATGAGCAATTCCAAAATGTtttaactgagattactaaacccTTGACCTGGATTGAGTTTATGCTCTCAAGAAATGGAGCTTTTCTAGCGTTGTTCTCCACTTTTGTCAGTGTTGCTATTTTCAAGAAAAGTTCATGA